TGATTCTCACCAGCGCTTTCTTCTCACAGAGAGCATAGACAGATTCCAGGTTGGGGTCGCTGTGCAGGGGGTGCGAGTACATGCGGTGCTCAAAGGCCTCCACCTTCTGGATGATTTTCTTCAGGGCCTGGTCTTTGATGCCCATGTCGTCCACGGGGTCCAGCAGGGGAATCCCGTCTGGGAAACGTTTCTGCACCTCCTGTAGTCAAAGAGCAGCTCCGTTGACTGATCTCGGATCAGTTGTGTGCATTTTAAATGGGCGCCATGGTGATACCTGGATAGACTTGAGCATCAGCTGCCGGTTGTCCAGAGGCTTCAAGTCTTTAGGGATGTAAAGGCGAACCGAGCTGAGGGCGCTCAGGAGTTGCACCATCACCGGGACAACCTGGAGAAACAAGTCACGTTGCAGAGACCTGCCGTgccgtgctgtgtgtgtttgtgtgtgagacaaCTTGGTTTCCGTGTGTTCTCTCTACCCACCTGCATCTCTCCCACCTCTCCCGGGGCGGCGGGTTTCGCCGCCTCGGTCGCAGAGTCTTTGACGCTCTCCTTACTGCAGTGGAGCAGAACCTCCACCACGTACAGCGGCTCCGCGTCGGTGCTGCTCTGAACGGGGAAACACACACGGTCACACGCTCCTCAAACGGAGTGACGTGTCTTTACACCAAAAATCCCCACTGACCTTCACGTTAGTCTTCTTGTTGAAGTTGACGACGACCCCCCAGCCGAAGTCGGCGTCTTCATTCTTCACCTGTGGCGAAAAAACGCGCGGAGCCGTGAGAACTGGAGTAGCGAGCGGGCGATAAAAGGGCGAGTGCGAGCGGCTCTACCTTCACAAGGCGCCCTGGCTGCAGGAAGGGCAGACAATACTTGGGCCTGTGGATGAACTCCTGGATCTCTTTACCGAGTTTGGCCAACTGCTGTCGGATTTTAAAGTAGGTGACCACGCTCTCCTGGTTGGGAATCTCAATGGTGTGGTATTGCTCTTCGTACTTCTTTATTTCTGCAGGCGCCAAAATCAGCCGTGTGGgttcaaaataaattaatagGAATGCTGACACAGCGAATGTGCGCATGCACTTACTCTCCACCACGCCGGGCAGGGCCCTGTAGTGCTGAAACTGATAGAAGGACTTCTCCAGCATGTACTCGGGGTTGATCTCTTCGACTCGCAGCAGGTTGAGCACCATGTTGTAGGTGAGGTGAAACGCGCTGTTTAAAGGATCGGCCGAGCCCTGAGCAGCGCGGGACAGCGGTTTTAGACGGTTACACTCGGGACTTTCACATTAAAATGCATGAAATGATCAAAAGTTCCGTTTATGTGACAGCTGCAAATGCACGGGTGAAGCATTTCACATGAATCAAAATTTGCAAACACCACCGGGGGGAGTGGTTTAAATTGGCATCACGGAGGCGCCAGTGCTGAACGGTCCGTCTGATCAGACTCTGGCAGGTCGTTACCTCAGGCACAGAAAAGTGAAACAACCCTGCTGCCGTCTCTTTCAACGTACCTTGAGCAACTGCTTTCCCACAGCTGGACTCATCTTCTCATCCACCATAAAGATAACAATGCCCCTGTCGtccattcctctcctcccagcTCGCCCGGACATCTGGATGTATTCGCCTGACGTGATCTAGGTCATGGCGAGCAAAGAGCGATAGCACAAAAGAGGTGGAAGATAACGTACGCATCGGTTATTTGTCTAACAAGCAGGCGGGGAAGATCTGGCTGAGATCCGAACAATGACGGTGTCTTGTGAGGGAGACGGAGCCGTTTCCACATGGCTGGGATTACACCCGTCTCTCAACAACAATCCCAGCaataaaaacactcaaaacAACAGATCACATTCAAACTGATCCGACATTTGTTTCAGACGGCTCTTGATTCAAAACACTACATTGAAGGAAtgagttttgtgtgtgttaaatgtgCCTGCGTGGAGCTTTGGCACAACTCACACACCAGATGTACCAGATGAACTTCTTGTGGAGGACTGCATGTGTGGGGTGCAGATCCATGCATGTGTGGTGTAGACGGAGGTGTTTTTTAGTTTGACGTCGGTTCCACGCGCGGCCCCCCGCCTCATGTAAACAATACGTGGCTGTTTATGTGGCGCTGCGAGCAGCAGGACTTTCAGGACCTTACAAGgcctcagagcagcagctccatgcTGCAGACCTGGACAGCACGGTTTACAGAGGCCTGTTGGCTGATCGTCCAAAAAAGGGACGTTGTTTGAAAAATGCAACATGTGGAAAGACGTGAAATgtgcgagagtgtgtgtgtgtgtgtgtgtgcataaacgTGTGTTCTTACAAAGCGGTGACTCTTGCCATCAAACTTGCGAGCGCTGGTGAAGAGCACAGTGCGGGCTGGCATGTTGATGCCCATGGCGAAGGTCTCGGTAGCAAATAAAGCCTGGGAGGAGAGCAACAACACGATTGGTCCACCTTTCACCTCCAAACACGTCAACAGAGTGAGGCTGAGATCGTAGCATTAGCACCTTTAGCAGGCCTTCGGAGAAAAGGATCTCTATGGTCTCCTTCAGGATGGGCAGCAAACCTCCGTGATGGATCCCAATCCCCCTCTTCAGGAGCGGCAGCACGTGCTCCACCTGACGATCACATACGACATGTAAATAAGAGCAGGCTTCCTCGGAGGAATAGACGCGTCGGGACAGAAGAGtggagaaaaatggaaaagtgaTTAACAGTTGGACGGCGTTGTAACCTCGACTGTATCTGTCAACCAATGATTACATCAGTGCAGCTGGTTCTCATAATGTGACTCAGCAGAAACGGAGAACAACAGGAGGAGTGTTGGAGTCTGCTGACACCactatttacatttatttactgCAGCAATTTGCATCTTTGCCGAGCACAAAAACTTATGAGAGTGGGGGTTTGAAAAGCTCTCCTCACCTGAGGGAGTTTCTTATCTTCATCAGAGAGACAGTCCACTGCGTTGTTGAacacctcctccaccaaacGCTTCTCATCATCTGCAAACATTGTGAAACTTAAAAAGTTTAACCTGAAAAATAAAAGCGGCGCCACATTTCCAATCCACACTTTAATATAATACTGTGCTGGCAAATTACTCCTGTCGTCTTCCAAGTGGAAACTTATTCACTGGTCTTTCTTTACTCTATTCTGGGAAATATTCTCTCTTTTGGGCCTGCTTCAGTCAGAATCTTGGACTTCCTCAAAGTCTGATTATTCAAATGCTTCAGTGTCCAACTTGAACAACAAAGCAGCTCCACTAACAACACAGAAACCCTGACAAGCAGTCAGCCCAACTCCACGCCGCCAGTCTGACAgccaaatacaaaaaaaaaaaacacataccACCCAGccagcaccacacacacacactcacacacacacaattcactaaaggaaaagaaaaaaacccaaaacattcaTTTACACTAAAATTGCCCTCGGCCGATTTGGTCATCAAATGTGACGTGTAGGTAAATCTTTACATATCAAACACAGAAACCCTACTGGAAGACAAAAGCCAAAAATGATACCGTCTGAGTGGAACCATGTCATGAGAGCGGACTGCCGGGCGGCAATTGCATTGTCACTTCTAATTGTGTCTACTGTACACCTGGATGACAACCGGCGGTACCTTTTGTTGCCAACTGGGACCATCAAGCTCAACAAATGTGGTTTAACcagattaaaaatgtaatttcatcATGGAGGTGTTGCAGCATTCATAACACTCCTGCTCATTCGAAATGTTGATGTAATGGTGGAGAGCAGGACTGAACAGCCCATCATAAAGAAGCAACCTCAGTGGACCACACCAACAGATTTCATCCATTTGGGgtaaaaagaaatgagaaaaacaacaactcgGTGACAAAGAGACAGTCCTTCAGTTGGTCTCTGTGCTCAGCACCAGCTGGTCCTCAAGCTCCGACACGTGTGAGTGTCACAGCCAGAGAGAACatggacagaggaagagaagaggaagtgagggaggagTCCTGTTGAGAACGAGGGGAAGAGCGTACGACTGGCCTCACACAATTCCAGGACAGCAACAGCTTACACGCACATACTGAAGGAACACTGATTTCACAAAGTGATTGTGAAAATTAAAGCTCACAGAGCTGATGTCaggaaaacacaggaaaataCAAGCAAGAAACGTAGCGCAAATTTTCTTCCATCcaatttctttttctcctcattaGAAGAGACCGGAGACTCTGACTACTGGATTATTACAGTGTTCTTTTACCAGCATGCTAAATTTAAGGAAATCTAAACACTTTCCATGGCAGAAAACTCAAATTTACCGTAACAAATTAGCATGGGCTGagatattttccatttcttttaacGCAATATTGATGAAATAAGCAGCactgaaagagaaaaatctTTTCACTGTTGAACATGAAAACCATTTTTCTATTTAAGAAATAAACCCAACAAAGTAGAATTAAGGAGGAAAAAGTTTGTCAAGTGAGTTATCACACGGTTTCTATCACTGGTGGAGGACAGCCAATATCAATTTACTGATGGATGATGTTCATTCTGCTCATAATGCAACTTCCAGCCAGCATGTGTGCAGAGAGAGTCAGCCGAATTAATGACGCAGGAAAATGGAGCCGTTCAGCTGTGGCTGCCAGCAATTTAACATATTGGTGAAACATTTCTCTTGCCTcatttctcctccctcttccaaCTCTTAATGCAACTGTTTGTGCAAAGACTCTTTGCTGGCCAACACCTAAGAATTGACAAGTGTGCACACTGTTAATGGAAACTCTCTCAATGCACTGCATATACAGCAATTAAAATGATTACGTTTTCTAGAAAGGTCAAAACTTCATTTTCTGTGATTAAGCATGTTGGCATCATTTTAAtacataaaagaaaataattattttgctAGAAAATGATAATCATTCTGATACAAGTATAATTGGAAATGCAAATCTAAGCTCACATTTGAATGCTTATTTCCCTTGACTGACAGTACAAACCCACATGAGAGTTCATTTTTGCACAAAAACACTTCAGAGATCACTTCAGGCTAACTCACATGACCTGTGTGCCAAAGGTGAAGTGAACAGAAGACACACATGACGTTAAACAAGACCAGTTATTTGCATACATGactgatgtgtgtttgcagatttACATACCTTTGTTAAAATCTAATTTGGCCACCTGTAGAGCATAGGCTTCACATTCTTTCTTGCTGAAGCTGAAGATGATAACTGGCTGGAAATTCCTCTCCATGATCATCTTTACGATCTTGAACACGCTAGATGGGCCTGAGGAGCAAACAGCACCATGTATTTTGTAAATTTTCTGAAGACGTTTTACGACAATTTATCATTTAACAACAGACACAAACCTTTAGTGCCTCCTTTCCGCCCTCTGGGGTCCCACTTCCCACCTCCGCTGGCTCCCCCAGAATCTCCGGCATCTCTAAGTACCTGCATGGCTGTGTTAAAATTGTCCTCTCTGAAATCtccctaaaaaaataaaataaaataaaaaacatagaTGAACAATTACCTTAATAATAAACATATCTACAATATGTATATTCTAGTAGGTATATACATAAAATAGAAACATTATCTATGTCCatacacttttttttctcttacatTCTCATCAACAACCAAGTGGAGTccgtcgccccctgctgggaatATGTAGTGTTGCAGTGGTGTGGGACGGTAGTCGGTGTAGACGACATGGCACGGCTACAAAAagaataaatgtaaaagttcTGTTGTAATGAACCAAGAAGGATGATCTTTTTTTGCCGGGCTGACAGTTTTTTTGCATATATGAGGAGAGAAAAGTGGTTAATTTAAAAGCACCCCACCTGTTTATGAAGGTGACAAATCCACTCAGCGAACTGCCTGGCGTTGGGGATAGTGGCTGACAGGAAAACGTAATGCACATTATCAGGAAGAAGAATGATGGTCTCCTCCCATACAACGCCTCTCTCTGAAATTAGTCACAGAACGCGGTGCAATTTGTTACAATCAATGTTGTATATTCTCCCAAGACTGTTCCAAAACTCCCTGCAGGTTTCTCCGTTATTGTTtctgcacacacctgcatctCTCATGTAATGGATTTCATCAAAGATGACCCATGCCACCTCCCTCATGATTTCAGAGCCTCGGTACAGCATACTCCTCAGGATCTGGGAGCAAAATCAGCTTaatatcagaaaaaaaaaaaaaagagtgcgtTGCCCAAGCTGGGAGAAATTTACAGTCTGCTCTTTCATTGAACAAAATATCCCAcctctgttgtcatgacaaGGCAGGAGGCAGTGGGGTTGATGGTGACGTCACCAGTCATCAGCCCCACGTCTTGGAATTCCTCATACATCTCCCTGTAtttctggttggagagggccTTGATGGGACTGGTGAAAAtcactctctgtttctctctgagtgCTAATGCAATGGCATACCTGTGTGGAGGAGACAAGCATCAAGGCTTTATCAGGTCAACGGGTTTCTTAAATGGAGGGATAGGTGCGGTATAGACACTCACTCAGCACACACGGTTTTGCCAGCAGAAGTGTGCGCAGACACAAGGACAGACTCATTGTTATCAATACACAAAATGGCCTCCCGCTGGAAAGGGTCGAGAATAAACGGATATTCCTGCAAATCAAATAAGACAGGTTAGTACAAAAGAGTTTGCAGtcctcctctttttaaaaaaaattaacacaAGAAAATATCTGGATAATGTACCTTGGCTGCCTTCCCCACTCGTGGTTTTAGTGGTTTATACTGGTCGTTGACAGGAAGAGCAACcttgaaaggaaaaacagacattttaataATCCAGTTTTGAATTATAGATCAGGACAAAAACATGATGTGATTCATCTGGCACAGCATTTTAAATTAAGGGATGAGGTTTTGAAGGAGTATTATTCAGTGACACAGAGTGCCTGAGAGCGTGATTTAATACCTCGTGAGTGCAGCCTTCCACAGTTTCCACTGGTTCCACCTTCACTTGGGGCATAAATTCTGCAAGACTGAAGTGAAATGTGAGTCACACAGCAGCATCAAAGCATCATCACAACGCCCTCgaaataaatgacaaaaatcaCAAACACCTGTCCAAAATAGTACTAGCCTTGGCAATTAATATCATAAGCGATGTTATAACTTGCATGGGGTGATATAAATTACTGAGGAGCTTTTGAAATTGGGTATTATTTTGAGTGGTATATTATATCCAACCACATAACCACTGTCATGTTTGTAGTCAGAAAAccaaaagcagagaaataaaGATGTATTCTTACAAAACTATGGGTACATATATTTAGTTTGGCACATTGGACATACATTCCATACCACTGGGAAACAATGGATTCATACAGCATTTAGTGGTGTAAAATCAAAGTTACTTTAGCCACAAATAAGACATAGCCCTTACTTAAGTTCATTGGCTGATATAAGCTGAGACTTTTTCGCAAAcacctcctctccaccatcACTGTCTGCCTTCCTCTTGCCTCGGAGAGACGGACCAGGGTCCACGTCAGGTCCATCTTTACCAACAGCTTTCCTGGAAAGGGGAGAATATACCGGTACAGTCCTCAGACAACCCAAAGAAAGATAGCGCATCAAAGAATGACAAGGTGTCAGTCTATACCGCGAACATTAGGTGCAGCAAAGTCAAACGTGAATTAGCTAATTGGCCGATCAGTGAGCGTTTCTAAGGCACGAACAACCATGTTACTTTCGAGTTCCGTCAGACAAACACTGATCATTTTAGTTCCGAATACCAAATATAAATGACTTTTCACAACCTCAACTTACCCGATATCTGTTGTTAAGGAAGCGGGGACGTTTTTACCCGTAGACGTTTGTTCATCATCGTCAAACACGCTGAACAAATTATCTCCAAAGGCGTCCGCCATGACGGTTAGTGGCACACTTCCCACAATACAACACGAGGCTGTGCCGGGTAATACTTCCGGTACAGTAGCCGGATGGGACAAAATTGTTGTCCAACACGACAAATGCGGCGAATACTCTATAATACGATTTTCATATATCTAAATTAAGATATCACTGTTCAGAGCATACCGAATGAATTGGCTTCTCGTCTTTACACTGTGAATACACCGACAGGGGATGTTTCGGTGATAAGatgggaggaaagaagaaaaaatcgGCGGCAGCGCAAGCTGGGACTTCTGGGGCTCCGTCAGCAGCAACGGGCAGTTCTGGAGTCGTTGTATCGGAGGAGGCGAATAAACAGCTAAACAGCAACAAATTCACGAAACCAGCGAAAGAGAACAAATCAAAAGGTGAAATATAAGTTTGGATGTGTCATAAATTCAGGAACAACAGTGTGTGTCTTCAGCGGGGCCGTGACAGCGAATGGAAAGTTCTAATATCAATGCTCCAGTTTTTCTGTCCTGGAATTCCAGATTTTTCATAGTGAAAATTCAAATGCATCCTTCAATCATGTCAAGCCAAACGACATTTCATACAATATGTGAAATGTAATATGCAGACACGTAGCCACCCTTTTCACTGTAATGCTACACTCCAAAGATGGCTCTGGTCTTCTCATGTGGttaaaagtctttaaaatatgaaaactgGGTACtttaaagaggttttttttttttatcaaataacacaaagctgtttgttttcagctcCAAAGACCTACAGTCTTAGCAACACTGCTCAGATTGACACTGGAGGAAATGTGGACAAGTCAATCCTTAAAGTATGATTTCATTTCATATGAGTATCATTTATATATGAGTATCATTTATATATGAGTATCATTTCATATGAGTATCATTTACATATGAGTATCATTTATATATGAGTATTATTTCATGAGTATCATTTACATATGAGTATCATTTACATCGATTGTTGCAGCTGTAAAATGTTGGGTAGCTTTCAGCATGTTGGTAGATATATTTTTTAGGAAATCCTTTTAATTTACCTGCCAATAACTATACAATAATTGGTATTTCACCCTTATACATACAGGTTAACATTCAAGCTGAACTTGAAAAGAAAATCATCAAGCTCATCAATGACttcagagaggaaaatgggGACAAAGGGCCCATCTCGGGTAGACTTACAAGCAAAAAGTTGCTGGTAAAGATGCAGTATTTCTCTGACTTGTGGGGTACTTTATGTGACAAAACAGAATATTTACGATGTCATTGTTTGTGCTTGCAGGACTTGTACACAGCCCTGGAGAAATTCAAATT
The sequence above is drawn from the Takifugu rubripes chromosome 6, fTakRub1.2, whole genome shotgun sequence genome and encodes:
- the mtrex gene encoding exosome RNA helicase MTR4; its protein translation is MADAFGDNLFSVFDDDEQTSTGKNVPASLTTDIGKAVGKDGPDVDPGPSLRGKRKADSDGGEEVFAKKSQLISANELNLAEFMPQVKVEPVETVEGCTHEVALPVNDQYKPLKPRVGKAAKEYPFILDPFQREAILCIDNNESVLVSAHTSAGKTVCAEYAIALALREKQRVIFTSPIKALSNQKYREMYEEFQDVGLMTGDVTINPTASCLVMTTEILRSMLYRGSEIMREVAWVIFDEIHYMRDAERGVVWEETIILLPDNVHYVFLSATIPNARQFAEWICHLHKQPCHVVYTDYRPTPLQHYIFPAGGDGLHLVVDENGDFREDNFNTAMQVLRDAGDSGGASGGGKWDPRGRKGGTKGPSSVFKIVKMIMERNFQPVIIFSFSKKECEAYALQVAKLDFNKDDEKRLVEEVFNNAVDCLSDEDKKLPQVEHVLPLLKRGIGIHHGGLLPILKETIEILFSEGLLKALFATETFAMGINMPARTVLFTSARKFDGKSHRFITSGEYIQMSGRAGRRGMDDRGIVIFMVDEKMSPAVGKQLLKGSADPLNSAFHLTYNMVLNLLRVEEINPEYMLEKSFYQFQHYRALPGVVEKIKKYEEQYHTIEIPNQESVVTYFKIRQQLAKLGKEIQEFIHRPKYCLPFLQPGRLVKVKNEDADFGWGVVVNFNKKTNVKSSTDAEPLYVVEVLLHCSKESVKDSATEAAKPAAPGEVGEMQVVPVMVQLLSALSSVRLYIPKDLKPLDNRQLMLKSIQEVQKRFPDGIPLLDPVDDMGIKDQALKKIIQKVEAFEHRMYSHPLHSDPNLESVYALCEKKALIGADIRASKRELKKAQTVLQMDQLKCRKRVLRRLGFASPSDVIEMKGRVACEISSGDELLLTEMIFNGLFNDLTVEQATALLSCFVFQENASEMPKLTEQLAAPLRQMQECAKRIAKVSADAKLDVDEETYLNQFKPHLMDVVYAWANGSTFAQICKMTDVFEGSIIRCMRRLEEVLRQMCSAAKAIGNTELENKFAEGITKIKRDIVFAASLYL